GCGCATGGCACACCCGCAGATGACGAATCCGCAGCCCGCGAGACCGAAGGCGAGAGCCGGCGGCTGGGGTCGGATCCTCCTCGCGACGGCAGCAATCATTGGTCTGGGATGGGCTGGGATTGGATTCGATCCCGCCAATCTGAACCTCGACGGATGGCGGTGGATCGTCGAGGCTGATGGGCCGACGCCTCGGCTGGTCCGTGTCTTCGCGCACGACGGCGAGATTGGCGCGATCGCCTGGAGTCCGGACGGGTCGAAGATTGCGGCGGGCGGGGAGCTGCACAGCGCTGTGATGATCTGGGAAGCCCGCACAGGGGCGCTGCTAAGGAACTTGAATCGGGAGTTCGGCGGCGTCTCGGCCGTTGCCTGGAGCCTCGATGGCAGGACGGTCGCAGCTGGGAGGAAGTTTACCGAGGCGGCCCGTGGTCATGTTGCCGTTCACATCTGGGACAGCGAGACGGGGCGGGTACTGCAGAGCCTGCTTGGCCCCTCGCCGGTCGGACGTGGCGACAACGATGTCTTCACGGGAGCTCTGAGTTTCTCCCCTGATGGGACACTGATCGCTGCGGGACATCGTGGCAGTGTCTCGATCCATGAGGTGATGTCTGGTCGACTCGTGAGCGTCTGCCAAGGTCACCTCGCGACAGGCAAAGCCGTCGCGTTCAGCCCCGATGGGCGCCAAATCGCGACATCAGGAGAGTTCGACCGGTCGCCGGTCCAGCTCTTCGATGTTCAGTCTGGCATCCAGGTCCGCTCCATGTCGGGTGAGCCAGAGTCCCCGTTCGGACTGGCGTTTCGTCCAGACGGCAAGGAGATTGCGACAGTCGCACCCGAGCGCTCCAGCGTCACTGTGTGGAATGTGCTTAAGGGTCGCCCTACGCGGGCCCTGGACCACCCCAGGCCTGTCTACTCAGTGGCGTACAGCCCCGCGGGGCGTCTGATGGCGTCCGCTGCACCTGCTGGCGGGGTAGTCGTCTGGGATGCCGAAACGGGTGCTCGGCTTCTCACCCTACCCAATCCACGCGAACTCGCTGACGTAGTTGCCTTCAGCCCGGATGGTCGGTACCTCGCGGTCCCGCTCGGGAGACAGGTCAGGATCTGGGACCTCTCCGCTCTGCTTCGACCTACTCGGAACTAACTCACCGAAACGGAAAGGGAATACCCATGGCCACATACGAGGAGTATGCCCGTCTGAGTGCTTACGTCTATGGAGGCAGTGGCAGCCAGTCGCTTCCAGCGGGATGGGTCCCAGTCCTTCGACCCGATGGTCGTCCACTAGAGATGTCTGGCGATAGCGGCTACTACGGCGCAGTGTTTCACAATGTGTCTACCGGAGAATACGTGCTCGCGTCCCGCGGGACCGAGATTACTGATTCTGGCGACCGACGTGCATCGTGGGCGTTGGCTACGTCACAGGTGCCGCGCGCCCAACTCCGTGACGCCAATACACTCCTTGCGACGGCGCTTGAGCTCGGCGTTCCGCGTGAGAGCTTGACCTACACCGGGCATTCTCTCGGAGGATCCATCGCCCAGCTCCAATCCACAGCTGACTACCGCCCGGCCGTCACCTTCAATGCAGCTCCTGTCAAGGCCATGTTGCCCCAGCTCGGCGGAGATCCCAACTCGCAGTACCCCATTGTGGATGTTGTCGATCCAGCCGATTTCATCTCGCACATGGGAGATCATCTGGGAACGCGCATCGATCTCAGGCAATCGGTGTCACCGGGCATGGTGGAGACCCTGCTGTTGGTGTCTGGGGGCGTGCCGTTTGCTCTGGCCTACGATCTCCTGGCCGCCAAGACCGCCCATTCAATCGACAACGTGGTCACCAAGCTCCAAGTAGCAAAGAGTCTCATCCCATGTCCGATCGTGCTCGACCTGGACGGCGACGGCATTGAGACGACGCCGGCGAGCGGGACAACGTTCTTCGATCACAACGCCGACGGATTCGCGGAACGCACGGGGTGGGTGGGCGGTGACGATGGACTGCTGGTCCGAGATCGTGACGGCAATGGAGTCATCGATACGGGCCGCGAGCTGTTCGGGAATCATACGCTGCGCTCGAATGGGACTGAGGCCTCCAACGGCTTTCAGGCGCTCGCCGAGCTGGACACGAATGGCGACGGCAAGATCGACGCCTCGGATCCGGCGTTCGCGAGCCTGCGCGTCTGGCGGGACGTGGACGGTGACGGCGCAAGCAGGCCCGGGGAGCTTCACAGCCTGACCGACTCCGGCGTGCGATCGCTGTCGACCTCGTACGGAGACAGCACGGCGGTGGACGCCCAGGGCAATGCCCACCTCCAGATCGGAACGTTTCAGCGGACCGATGGCACCCAGGGAGTCAGTGCCGACGTGTGGTTTGATTCCAGGCCTGAAGACACCGTGGCGACCGTGTTCCTGCCGGTGCCGAGCTCGATCGCGCAGCTCCCGGACGCCGTGGGATACGGGACGGTGCGCGATCTGAGCCAGGCCATCGTGCGCGATGGGACGGGCACGCTCGAAGGGCTGGTTCGCACCTTCATCGCC
This is a stretch of genomic DNA from Candidatus Methylomirabilota bacterium. It encodes these proteins:
- a CDS encoding WD40 repeat domain-containing protein is translated as MAHPQMTNPQPARPKARAGGWGRILLATAAIIGLGWAGIGFDPANLNLDGWRWIVEADGPTPRLVRVFAHDGEIGAIAWSPDGSKIAAGGELHSAVMIWEARTGALLRNLNREFGGVSAVAWSLDGRTVAAGRKFTEAARGHVAVHIWDSETGRVLQSLLGPSPVGRGDNDVFTGALSFSPDGTLIAAGHRGSVSIHEVMSGRLVSVCQGHLATGKAVAFSPDGRQIATSGEFDRSPVQLFDVQSGIQVRSMSGEPESPFGLAFRPDGKEIATVAPERSSVTVWNVLKGRPTRALDHPRPVYSVAYSPAGRLMASAAPAGGVVVWDAETGARLLTLPNPRELADVVAFSPDGRYLAVPLGRQVRIWDLSALLRPTRN